From a region of the Paenibacillus sp. R14(2021) genome:
- a CDS encoding NAD/NADP transhydrogenase alpha subunit yields MKCISVYTKDFALFSDIYEQIMEAPPEENEEIVLEGVTVSGAGDVPDQYIERMRMKPECVVMKEKERNITILQHGEVFEICMPSVQLV; encoded by the coding sequence ATGAAATGCATTTCCGTATACACGAAAGATTTTGCTTTGTTTTCCGATATCTATGAGCAAATTATGGAGGCTCCGCCAGAAGAGAACGAAGAAATTGTACTTGAAGGCGTAACGGTTAGCGGAGCAGGTGACGTGCCGGATCAATATATTGAACGTATGCGAATGAAACCGGAGTGCGTCGTTATGAAAGAGAAAGAACGCAATATTACGATTCTGCAGCACGGCGAAGTTTTTGAAATTTGCATGCCGTCGGTTCAATTGGTTTAA